In Asterias rubens chromosome 10, eAstRub1.3, whole genome shotgun sequence, the following proteins share a genomic window:
- the LOC117295974 gene encoding RIIa domain-containing protein 1-like, with protein sequence MAVPNHNPPRGMEGYDLGALSAEQQEKLNQFKIQTRLGNEKFLRDHPEVDVLLAGFLGDVLTQRPENIRDFAADWFTKPHLKDSVHSQLKQRENSLREARFNRKL encoded by the exons ATGGCGGTCCCAAATCACAATCCGCCCCGAGGTATGGAGGGCTATGACCTGGGTGCCCTGAGCGCTGAACAGCAGGAAAAACTCAACCAATTTAAA ATTCAAACTAGGTTGGGTAATGAGAAATTTCTTCGCGACCACCCGGAGGTAGATGTGCTTCTTGCAGGATTTCTTGG AGACGTCCTGACGCAAAGACCAGAGAATATCCGTGATTTTGCTGCAGACTGGTTCACCAAGCCCCACTTGAAGGATTCAGTACACAGCCAGCTCAAGCAGAGAGAGAATTCACTACGAGAGGCAAGATTCAATCGGAaactgtaa